CCACCATCTCCGTGAACGTGTCTGACACCTCGCTGCGCCACACGAACGACGACCACAGGGGGTGCTCGCCGGCCCGCAGCCTCCCGATCAGCGCCCACTTCGCCGCCGTGCTGACGAGGGCGGCCACGGCCCCCGCCACGAGCAGGACCGGTCCGCTCAGCACCACGGCCCAGACCAGCCCCCACGACTCGACCCAGGCCAGCATGAGGAACACCGCCAGGCCGATCGCGCACGTCACGAACACCGGCACGATGCGCATCAGCTCCCAGGCCGCCCTGGCCACGCGCAGCGCCGTCGGCGGGTCGTAGGTGCGGCTGAGGTCGGCGTCCTGCGCGTGCCTGCGCAGCCGCACGGGCGGCGAGCCGAGCCACGAGGAGCCGGCCTTCGCCTTGCGCGGAGCGAACGACAGCACCGCGACGAGCCCGTCGCGCGGCACCTTGTTGCCCGCGCCCGCCATCCCCGAGTTGCCGAGGAACGCACGCGCTCCGATGTCGACCGCCGCCACGCGCACGTAGCCGCCGCCCAGCTCGTACGGCGCCACGAGGGTGTCGTCGGCGAGGAAGGCGCCGTCGCGGATGCGGGTCATGGCGGGGAGGAGGAGCACGGTCGACGCCTCCACGTCGCGCCCGACCGTCGCGCCCAGCATCCGCAGCCACACCGGCGTGAACAGGCTGGAGTACAGCGGGAACAGGATCGTCCGCGCCAGGTCGAGCAGCCGCTCCGTCGACCACACCTGCCAGCCGATGCGGCTCCGGACCGGGTGCACCCCCTCCGACACCCCGAGGCCGAGCAGGCGCACGAGCACGACGACGAGCCCGGCGAGCACCGCGCCGGCGGCGAGCGTCCCCGGCACCAGCCCGAGGGCGGCGCGACCGGCGAGCTCGGGGAGCGTCGCAGCGCCCCGCGCGATCGCGGCCACGACCGCGCCTCCCGCCGCCAACGCCACCACGGGGACGAGCGAGACGACCAGCGACGCCGCCGCATAGGCGGGCACCCAGCGCGTGCGACGCGCGGGGCGCTCCGCGGGCCACCACTCGTGCGAGCGGCCCACCCGGACCGCGGGCGACCCGGCCCAGTTCTGACCAGCCGGAACCCGACCGAACACGGCCGAACCGGGCGCCACCGTCGCGTTCCGGCCGATCTTCGCGCCGGGCATCAGCGAGCTGCGGGCGCCGACCGAGCTGCCGGCGCCGATCCGCACCTCGCCGATACGCACCAGGTCGCCGTCGATCCAGTACCCGGCGAGGTCGACCTCCGGCTCGATGGACGCACCGGCGCCGATCCGCAGCATGCCGGTGACCGGCGGGAGGGTGTGGAGGTCGACGCCCGGCCCGATCGTCGCGCCGAGGGCCCGCGCGTAGTAGCTGATCCAGGGCGCGCCCGCGAGGCTGGCAGCGCCGATCTGGTGGGCGACCTGCTCGGCGAGCCAGAGCCGGAGGTGCACCCCGCCTCCGCGCGGATAGTCTCCCGGCTTCACGCCGGCGAGCAGCAGCCGCGCGGCGACGACCGAGATGGCCATGCGGCCCCACGGGGTGACGAAGACGACGAGCCCGACGATCAGCCAGCCGAGGTCCGCCTCCGGCAGCACGTCGAACCCGCCGAGCGGCCGTAGGAGGGCGGAGGCCGTCAGCAGCAGGAGCAGCCAGCGGATGCCGCTCAGGATGAACAGCGGCACGCCCAGCAGCGTCTGCAGCACCTGCATGCGCAGCGGCGTCGGCGGGACGACGTGCGTCGAGTCGGCGGACGACGACGGCGAGCTCTCGGCCAGCGCCTCCGCCATCGCGGCGAAGCGGGGATGCGCGTAGATGTCGGCGACGGTGACATCGGGGTGGCGGCGGCGCAGAAGCGAGACGAGCTGGGCCGCCGCGAGAGACCCGCCGCCGAGGTCGAAGAAGTTGTCGTCGGGCCCCTCCACCGGCAGCCCGAGCACGCTGCGCCAGTCGGCCGCCAGCTGGGCGGTGAGCGGGTCGACGTCGAGCAGGGTCTCCTCGTCGTCGCCCTCGAGCGGCCAGGGCAGCGCGGCGCGGTCGACCTTGCCGGAGGTGCGCACAGGGAGGTCGTCGACGACCGCCAGCAGCGGCACCAGCGCGGCGGGCAGCTCCTCGCGCAGCTGCTCCAGCGCATCGGCGCGGTCGAAGGCGCTGCGGTCGGGGACGGCGAGGTAGCCGACGAGGATGTCGTTGCCCGCTGTGCTCCGGCGGACCGCCGCGGCGGCGCCGGAGACGCCCGGCAGCTGCTGGAGGGCCGCCTCCACCTCGCCGAGCTCGATGCGCCGGCCACCGACCTTCACCTGGTCGTCGGCGCGGCCGAGGTAGAACAGGCCGTCGGGGTCGAACCGGACCAGGTCGCCGCTGCGGTAGGCGCGCTCCCAGCCGAGCGTCGGGAAGGGCGCGTA
The sequence above is a segment of the Leifsonia williamsii genome. Coding sequences within it:
- a CDS encoding Pls/PosA family non-ribosomal peptide synthetase, with product MTDAPAPATAALLLRSPAAPAPRTLIDVLRATAAAHPEASAIEDPAGALSYRELVARVIAGAARLREAGVRRGDRVGVRMTSGSRQLYLAILSVLMAGAAYVPVDADDPEERAELVFGEAGVRGVIGDDGYLSHAAAPASPAVPLFGGDAPHPSTSALAVVDGPAIDDDAWIIFTSGSTGTPKGVAVRHRSAAAFVDAEARLFVQDEPIGPQDRVLAGLSVAFDASCEEMWLAWGHGACLVPAPRSLVRTGMDLGPWLAAHRITVVSTVPTLAALWPPEALDNVRLLIFGGESCPPELVNRLAVEGREVWNTYGPTEATVVACGTALTAGAPVRIGLPLDGWDLAVVDAEGRPVADGESGELIIGGVGLARYLDPAKDAEKYAPFPTLGWERAYRSGDLVRFDPDGLFYLGRADDQVKVGGRRIELGEVEAALQQLPGVSGAAAAVRRSTAGNDILVGYLAVPDRSAFDRADALEQLREELPAALVPLLAVVDDLPVRTSGKVDRAALPWPLEGDDEETLLDVDPLTAQLAADWRSVLGLPVEGPDDNFFDLGGGSLAAAQLVSLLRRRHPDVTVADIYAHPRFAAMAEALAESSPSSSADSTHVVPPTPLRMQVLQTLLGVPLFILSGIRWLLLLLTASALLRPLGGFDVLPEADLGWLIVGLVVFVTPWGRMAISVVAARLLLAGVKPGDYPRGGGVHLRLWLAEQVAHQIGAASLAGAPWISYYARALGATIGPGVDLHTLPPVTGMLRIGAGASIEPEVDLAGYWIDGDLVRIGEVRIGAGSSVGARSSLMPGAKIGRNATVAPGSAVFGRVPAGQNWAGSPAVRVGRSHEWWPAERPARRTRWVPAYAAASLVVSLVPVVALAAGGAVVAAIARGAATLPELAGRAALGLVPGTLAAGAVLAGLVVVLVRLLGLGVSEGVHPVRSRIGWQVWSTERLLDLARTILFPLYSSLFTPVWLRMLGATVGRDVEASTVLLLPAMTRIRDGAFLADDTLVAPYELGGGYVRVAAVDIGARAFLGNSGMAGAGNKVPRDGLVAVLSFAPRKAKAGSSWLGSPPVRLRRHAQDADLSRTYDPPTALRVARAAWELMRIVPVFVTCAIGLAVFLMLAWVESWGLVWAVVLSGPVLLVAGAVAALVSTAAKWALIGRLRAGEHPLWSSFVWRSEVSDTFTEMVAAPWFASAAAGTPALAWWLRSLGARIGRGAWIDSYWLPEADLVELGDASTVNRGCVVQTHLFHDRIMSMDHVTIERGGTLGPHSVILPAAAIGSDATVGPASLVMRGETVPDRSRWSGNPIGPWREVVIRDYRQRADRQRAERPRADR